One Thioclava sp. ES.031 genomic window, ATGCTTTCGGCAGCTTCACCCGCGCCGAGATGGCCGCGATGGGAGCGATCGTCGATTACCTCGAGATCACGCAGAAGGGCAAACTGCCCCTGCTGCGCCGTCCCGTGCATGAAGACAGCGGCGCGGCGATGCAGATCGACGCCGCCACGCGGCGTAATCTGGAATTGACGCAGGCTCTGTCAGGCGGACGCGAAGGCTCGCTCCTCAACGCCATCGACCGCACGGTGACGGCAGGTGGCGCGCGGCTTCTGGAACGCCGGATCTCCGCCCCCTCTCGGAACCTGACCGAAATCCACGCGCGGCACGATTCCGTGCGTTTTCTGCTGGAGCAGGGTCGATTTGCCGAAGATATCCGCGCCGATCTGAAGCGCTGCCCCGATATGGATCGCGCGCTGTCACGTCTCGCCCTCGACCGTGGCGGCCCGCGCGACATGGCCGCGATCCGCAACGGGTTGGAGCAGGCCGAGCGGATCGCCGAAGCCGTGGCCGCCGTCGAGGCCCCACCGCTGCTCGCCGAGGCTGCGAAAGCCCTCATGGGCCATGACGATCTCACCGCCCTTCTGGATGCGGCGCTCATCGCGGAACCGCCGCTTCTCGCGCGCGATGGCGGCTTCATTGCGACGGGCTATGACGAAGATCTCGACCAGACGCGCCAACTGCGCGACGAAGGCCGCGGCGTGATCGCGAAGATGCAGGCCGAATATATCGAGGCCACCGGGATCAATTCGCTGAAGATCAAGCACAACAACGTGCTGGGCTATTTCATCGAAACCACGGCCACCCATGCCGAGAAGATGCTCGCCCCGCCGCTGTCGGAACGCTTCATCCATCGTCAGACCACCGCGAACCAGGTGCGCTTCACGACCGTCGAACTGAGCGAGATCGAAACCCGGATTCTCAATGCCGGAAACCATGCGCTGGAGATCGAAAAAAGGCTCTATTCCAGCCTAAGACAGGCCATTCTCGACCGCGCGGGCCCGATCAACGAAGCCTCGCGCGCACTTGCCGAAATCGACCTCGCCAGCGCTTTCGCGACGCTCGCCCGCAACGAAGACTGGGCAGAACCCACCGTCGATGACAGCCACGCGTTCGAGATCGAGGGTGGGCGGCATCCGGTCGTCGAAGCCTCGCTGAAAAAATCCGGCGAGCCTTTCATCGCGAATGACTGCGAACTGACCGAGGGCGCGACGCCCGCGATCTGGCTGCTCACCGGTCCGAACATGGCCGGTAAATCGACCTTCCTGCGGCAGAACGCCCTGATCGCGCTTCTCGCACAGGCGGGCAGCTTCGTTCCGGCGAAATCCGCCCATATCGGCCTTGTGTCTCAACTCTTCAGCCGCGTCGGTGCGGCGGACGATCTGGCGCGGGGCCGGTCGACCTTCATGGTGGAGATGGTCGAAACCGCCGCGATCCTCAATCAGGCTGACGACCGCGCTCTGGTCATTCTCGACGAGATCGGCCGCGGCACCGCGACCTATGACGGGCTCTCGATCGCTTGGGCCGTCATGGAACATCTGCACGCGTCCAACCGTTGCCGCGCGCTCTTCGCGACCCACTACCACGAGATGACCGCGCTTTCGGCCAAGCTGGACGGCGTCGAGAATGCGACCGTCGCGGTGAAGGAATGGGAAGGCGAGGTGATCTTCCTGCACGAGGTTCGCAAAGGCGCCGCCGACCGCTCCTACGGCGTTCAGGTCGCGCGCCTCGCCGGGCTTCCGCATTCCGTCGTGGAACGCGCCCGGATCGTGCTCGATGCGCTGGAGAAAGGCGAGCGCGAAGGTGGCGGCAAGAAACAGGCGGTGATCGACGATCTGCCCCTGTTTTCAGTGTCTAACACACCACAACCGGCCGCCGCGCCTACTGGTCCGTCGGAGCTGGAAGAGCGGCTGAAAGCTCTCATTCCGGACGACATGACACCGAAAGACGCGCTCGACGCTCTCTACGAGCTTCGCGCGCTTCTCAAGGAGTGATCTTCGTTTTGGAGAAAATATCTCGGGGGTCTGGGGGCAGCGCCCCCAGCCTTGCCGATCAGGATTTCGGAGTGGAGCTGACGCCCACTTTCGCCGGTCGCAGCAGCCGGTCGTGGATCATGAAGCCGTTCTCCATGACCTGAATGATGTCGCCGGCCTTGGTGCCGGGCGCGGGCGCTTCGAACATCGCCTCATGCATCTGCGGGTCGAATTTCTCACCGACCTCGGGCGCCACCGTGGTGATGCCGTGACGGGCGAACACGTTGAGCAATTCGCGCTGGGTCAGTTCGACGCCTTCGAGGAACGGCCCGGCCTGCGAACGAACGTCCTCATTCGCGGCTTCGAGCGCACGCGAGAGCGCGTCGAACACGGGCAGCATGTCGCGCGCAAGGCGCGTGCCGCCATAATTCGAGGCTTCCTGACGTTCCTTGTC contains:
- the mutS gene encoding DNA mismatch repair protein MutS encodes the protein MAKPTVTPMMEQYLGIKEANPGALLFYRMGDFYEMFFQDAVDAASALDIALTKRGQHMGEDIAMCGVPVHAAEGYLLTLIRKGFRVAIAEQMEDPAEAKKRGSKSVVKRDVVRLVTPGTLTEESLLEARRHNFLAAWAEVRDEAAIAWVDISTGEFRVTPCPLSRLGPELARLAPREVLVSEVKEGDCAEIVSDMRAAMTPLSRASFDSQAAETRLLSLYSIGSLDAFGSFTRAEMAAMGAIVDYLEITQKGKLPLLRRPVHEDSGAAMQIDAATRRNLELTQALSGGREGSLLNAIDRTVTAGGARLLERRISAPSRNLTEIHARHDSVRFLLEQGRFAEDIRADLKRCPDMDRALSRLALDRGGPRDMAAIRNGLEQAERIAEAVAAVEAPPLLAEAAKALMGHDDLTALLDAALIAEPPLLARDGGFIATGYDEDLDQTRQLRDEGRGVIAKMQAEYIEATGINSLKIKHNNVLGYFIETTATHAEKMLAPPLSERFIHRQTTANQVRFTTVELSEIETRILNAGNHALEIEKRLYSSLRQAILDRAGPINEASRALAEIDLASAFATLARNEDWAEPTVDDSHAFEIEGGRHPVVEASLKKSGEPFIANDCELTEGATPAIWLLTGPNMAGKSTFLRQNALIALLAQAGSFVPAKSAHIGLVSQLFSRVGAADDLARGRSTFMVEMVETAAILNQADDRALVILDEIGRGTATYDGLSIAWAVMEHLHASNRCRALFATHYHEMTALSAKLDGVENATVAVKEWEGEVIFLHEVRKGAADRSYGVQVARLAGLPHSVVERARIVLDALEKGEREGGGKKQAVIDDLPLFSVSNTPQPAAAPTGPSELEERLKALIPDDMTPKDALDALYELRALLKE
- a CDS encoding nucleotide exchange factor GrpE; this encodes MSEKKDEIAEDQAHIDESFEDVMAEEADELEALRAERDDYRDRFMRALADAENARKRADKERQEASNYGGTRLARDMLPVFDALSRALEAANEDVRSQAGPFLEGVELTQRELLNVFARHGITTVAPEVGEKFDPQMHEAMFEAPAPGTKAGDIIQVMENGFMIHDRLLRPAKVGVSSTPKS